In Microvenator marinus, one genomic interval encodes:
- a CDS encoding metallophosphoesterase family protein codes for MTLKFLHVSGLFLDSPFQGLPYLPFEAAPSLRNASIQYLDKLVNLAIFEHVEFVLIAGNITKGVNFGLRGAHFFVEALKRLDSAGIRAVFLPGKEEVESVHGFYFGQLPQLAHKIPMGSTDVFAFETEDSRVVIHPLFDPECRPSLVEGALNIALVSPIYGADLKGLESAFDYVAGPDVRSRRLGFDEPGPHGAVVVEVDDSKSVHVRREDIDVVDFRDVHVSCSDLESLDQLVSVAGTRVPRESGKHVYMRLILEGRTRLANEFEGTAIRDLIQALNSQTEDPVVHWVACRNEIKPPLDAKDLEDPLAQAISRCAELFIEDPGRASKAAYVERAKERLIGLLKEAK; via the coding sequence ATGACCCTAAAGTTTTTGCACGTTTCTGGACTTTTTTTGGATTCCCCTTTCCAAGGATTGCCTTACCTGCCATTCGAGGCGGCCCCAAGCCTGAGGAATGCCAGCATTCAGTATCTGGACAAGCTCGTAAATCTGGCGATTTTTGAACACGTCGAGTTTGTGCTCATAGCCGGGAACATCACCAAAGGCGTGAATTTTGGCCTTCGAGGTGCCCACTTTTTTGTTGAGGCGCTAAAACGGCTCGATTCCGCAGGCATTCGCGCGGTTTTCCTTCCTGGGAAAGAGGAGGTGGAATCCGTGCATGGATTCTACTTTGGGCAACTGCCTCAGCTGGCGCACAAAATCCCCATGGGATCCACAGACGTATTTGCCTTTGAGACCGAAGACTCGAGGGTGGTCATTCACCCGTTATTTGACCCGGAATGCCGGCCTTCTCTGGTAGAAGGCGCACTGAACATCGCGTTGGTGAGCCCCATCTATGGCGCAGATTTGAAGGGGCTAGAGTCGGCGTTTGATTACGTCGCGGGCCCAGATGTGCGCTCCAGAAGGCTTGGTTTTGACGAACCCGGGCCGCATGGGGCGGTGGTGGTCGAAGTCGATGATTCAAAATCTGTCCACGTTCGGCGTGAGGATATCGACGTGGTGGACTTTCGCGACGTTCACGTGTCGTGCTCGGATTTGGAGAGTCTGGATCAGCTCGTCTCAGTGGCCGGCACCAGGGTACCAAGAGAGAGCGGAAAACACGTCTACATGCGACTTATCCTCGAAGGGCGAACTCGACTCGCGAATGAGTTTGAAGGCACCGCCATTCGAGACTTGATACAGGCTCTGAACAGCCAAACTGAGGATCCAGTCGTGCACTGGGTTGCGTGCAGGAACGAGATCAAGCCTCCTCTCGATGCCAAGGACTTGGAAGATCCATTGGCCCAGGCAATCTCACGCTGTGCCGAGCTATTTATCGAGGACCCCGGCCGTGCCTCAAAGGCTGCATATGTTGAACGCGCGAAAGAGCGACTTATCGGCCTTCTAAAGGAGGCAAAATGA
- a CDS encoding vWA domain-containing protein codes for MEIQVKVDRNWVAMSGKCRRFAELKLVAPKSEKESPPLSVAFVVDVSSSMRGRKIQQTIEALKQAISHLRPCDWFSITVFNHRSSVLMESLKATEEHVRFAKKLIQTIEAQGNTNISAGWSSGFHTLVEKAEQKLVIVLSDGLTNAGMVEPSQLADMTRQGIQKGVRTSTFGIGEGFDEQVLETMAHEGGGNFVFFADESRIPEIMESEIKECLAASVMNARVQVVGPPGYDGKISFLGRYKSHRTRESLDVHLGSLISKQELKLYFEFELDAIAPDDSNLFFVKVFGEDALLSEADVSFVGVSEVPEPPLLHEDVLVRSYKAKRNLVILEATHLNSLHLYDEARRAIRELARECLEAYTETLSEGLGRVHEKLILDASRFGRSMSSVERKTSHSHVLYEARSRGLFNRSSS; via the coding sequence ATGGAGATTCAAGTGAAGGTAGACAGGAACTGGGTGGCTATGAGTGGGAAGTGCCGGCGTTTTGCTGAGCTCAAACTTGTAGCCCCGAAATCAGAAAAGGAGTCCCCTCCTCTGAGCGTGGCTTTTGTGGTGGACGTGTCGTCATCGATGCGGGGCCGAAAGATCCAGCAAACGATTGAGGCCCTCAAACAAGCCATTTCGCATTTGAGACCATGCGATTGGTTCTCGATCACCGTCTTCAATCATCGTTCCAGCGTCTTGATGGAGTCCTTGAAAGCAACCGAAGAGCATGTGCGTTTTGCCAAAAAGCTCATCCAGACCATCGAAGCGCAAGGAAACACGAATATTAGCGCGGGTTGGTCGTCGGGCTTTCACACGCTGGTGGAAAAGGCCGAACAAAAGCTCGTCATCGTGCTCTCGGACGGCTTGACCAACGCCGGAATGGTTGAGCCCAGCCAGCTCGCAGACATGACTCGCCAGGGCATTCAAAAAGGGGTTCGTACCTCCACGTTCGGAATCGGCGAAGGGTTTGACGAGCAAGTCCTTGAGACCATGGCCCATGAAGGTGGCGGGAATTTCGTCTTCTTTGCAGACGAGTCACGAATTCCTGAAATCATGGAGAGTGAAATCAAGGAGTGCCTCGCGGCAAGCGTGATGAATGCGCGTGTTCAGGTTGTTGGACCTCCAGGGTATGACGGGAAAATCTCGTTCCTCGGGCGCTATAAATCGCACCGCACTCGGGAGTCGCTCGATGTGCATCTCGGCTCTTTGATAAGCAAACAAGAGCTCAAGCTCTACTTTGAGTTTGAGCTAGACGCGATTGCGCCCGATGACTCGAACCTCTTCTTTGTCAAAGTCTTCGGCGAAGACGCATTGCTCTCAGAAGCCGACGTGTCTTTTGTGGGAGTCAGTGAAGTACCCGAGCCACCGCTGCTCCACGAAGACGTGTTGGTGCGTTCCTACAAGGCCAAGCGAAACCTCGTGATTCTGGAGGCCACTCATTTGAACTCGCTCCATCTCTACGACGAGGCAAGGCGCGCCATTCGCGAGCTCGCCAGGGAGTGCCTTGAGGCATATACCGAAACACTCTCCGAGGGGCTTGGACGCGTTCACGAGAAGTTAATCCTGGATGCCTCACGATTTGGCCGCTCGATGAGCAGTGTGGAGCGAAAAACCTCGCATTCTCACGTGCTCTACGAGGCGCGCTCGCGAGGCTTGTTCAATCGAAGTTCAAGTTGA
- a CDS encoding alpha/beta hydrolase — protein sequence MRTTKLKVSNRVGVELSAVVDEPDEIAGWVLFTHCFTCSKDLKSLRRIAHTLTEDGLAVVRFDFTGLGESGGRFEDTTFQTNIEDILDMAEFMDREFEAPTLGIGHSLGGAAFVHAAPKVPSLRGIVTMGTPFDPGEVKRHFSSALPTISTQGSAQVQLAGRPFIITREFVESLENTELSNPLSRLTVPILVIQSSDDSLVDPANGKRIFEASHEPRDLLELEGTNHLMTSGNGSMEAASAIVERFEGVLHQL from the coding sequence ATGAGAACCACTAAACTCAAAGTTTCCAATCGAGTTGGTGTAGAGCTTTCCGCGGTGGTCGATGAGCCCGATGAGATTGCGGGTTGGGTGCTCTTTACGCATTGTTTTACCTGCTCGAAGGACCTCAAGAGTTTGAGGAGGATCGCTCATACTCTGACTGAGGACGGCCTTGCGGTCGTTCGATTCGACTTCACGGGGCTAGGCGAGAGTGGTGGTCGATTTGAAGACACCACGTTTCAGACCAATATCGAGGATATTCTGGATATGGCTGAGTTTATGGACCGTGAGTTTGAAGCGCCCACACTAGGTATCGGCCATTCTTTAGGCGGAGCGGCCTTTGTGCATGCGGCGCCGAAAGTCCCTTCTTTGAGAGGCATCGTGACCATGGGCACGCCTTTTGACCCAGGTGAGGTCAAAAGGCATTTCTCCAGCGCCCTGCCCACCATTTCAACCCAAGGCTCAGCTCAAGTTCAACTCGCCGGTCGCCCATTCATCATCACGCGGGAGTTCGTCGAATCGCTCGAAAACACGGAACTCTCTAATCCCTTGAGCAGGTTGACCGTGCCGATTCTCGTGATTCAGTCTTCCGACGATTCGTTGGTTGACCCCGCCAACGGCAAAAGGATCTTTGAGGCCAGCCATGAGCCTCGAGACCTCTTAGAACTCGAGGGTACCAATCACCTTATGACCAGTGGGAATGGGAGTATGGAAGCGGCATCGGCCATTGTGGAACGCTTTGAGGGTGTTTTGCACCAATTGTAA
- a CDS encoding SMI1/KNR4 family protein has product MGFFDKIKNFVGGHGVTVHITELEGGAPKSVNFQLSQSVLKGTFEVHTTNDVEILSYNYRMTAHLEDEGMPRSVVVAEGEIEGKEASAGEVIKHSFALGGIDLAGAMARLDLDADAPVIDPRVLIEFAVTADVKGTPMDASAKETILVVDDEPAQEAAPSQPAAVESRPWDFKERIDAMMAALEACDSTLVRVAEIGEPVSQQEIDEVHAKIGYELDPRFLDFFRAANGIRVIWVTSYFDQHDDPIDHYHAQVEMNTCGRINVPRLSELFEQPGYLFGWDYCQPKEHTQPCLGGWDEFALRSALRNIDDFEQTNNDSSYRLLGLVQSERYPDPPVLLTDDYAAALSDGHPMLARDYLAFVIATLGRPQERYQRLRSRGFSKNHALFVPNPGWLDVVPEPAKILAVMHDQVSLEENQAVHAILEDVSTQNGVPVEKSAYASYNETPAGPPRVASTDPLEGMRVADPDPDWANYLQGLDTQLIMPLYDESHYTIKEPVSNEAALAQLIGQPVKAKTQYGTEIGCLIKVENGAGTLFNAGQGYMGTSGFQIDGSEIGRAWYLS; this is encoded by the coding sequence ATGGGATTTTTTGATAAAATTAAGAATTTTGTGGGTGGTCACGGGGTCACGGTACATATCACCGAGCTCGAAGGCGGAGCGCCAAAGAGTGTGAACTTCCAACTCTCACAGAGTGTTTTGAAGGGCACCTTTGAAGTCCACACCACTAACGACGTAGAAATTCTGAGCTACAACTACCGCATGACCGCTCACCTCGAAGACGAAGGCATGCCGCGGTCAGTCGTGGTGGCTGAGGGCGAGATCGAGGGCAAAGAAGCTAGCGCTGGCGAGGTTATCAAGCATTCGTTCGCGTTGGGCGGAATTGACCTAGCGGGCGCAATGGCAAGGCTCGACCTCGACGCCGACGCTCCTGTCATCGACCCTAGAGTGCTCATCGAGTTTGCCGTTACGGCGGACGTGAAGGGCACACCTATGGACGCTTCCGCTAAGGAAACCATCCTCGTCGTAGACGACGAGCCAGCTCAAGAGGCTGCACCAAGCCAGCCTGCCGCAGTTGAATCACGGCCGTGGGATTTCAAAGAAAGAATCGACGCCATGATGGCCGCTTTGGAGGCATGTGACTCCACTCTGGTGCGGGTTGCAGAGATTGGAGAACCGGTTTCGCAACAGGAAATCGACGAGGTTCACGCGAAGATTGGCTACGAATTGGACCCCAGATTCCTCGACTTCTTCCGCGCTGCCAATGGCATTCGGGTCATCTGGGTGACGAGCTACTTTGACCAGCACGACGACCCAATCGACCACTATCACGCACAAGTCGAGATGAACACGTGTGGTCGAATCAACGTGCCGCGTCTGAGTGAACTCTTTGAGCAACCTGGCTACCTTTTCGGTTGGGACTACTGCCAACCCAAAGAGCACACCCAGCCTTGCCTTGGAGGATGGGACGAGTTTGCGTTGCGCTCTGCGCTGAGAAACATCGATGATTTCGAGCAAACCAACAACGACTCGTCCTACCGGTTGCTCGGACTGGTTCAATCGGAGCGCTACCCAGATCCGCCCGTACTCTTGACGGATGATTATGCAGCCGCTCTTTCAGATGGACATCCGATGCTTGCACGTGATTACCTAGCCTTTGTGATCGCCACGCTTGGCCGCCCTCAAGAGCGCTACCAACGGCTCAGAAGCCGTGGGTTCAGCAAGAATCACGCGCTCTTTGTTCCCAATCCTGGTTGGCTTGACGTTGTCCCCGAACCCGCAAAGATTTTGGCCGTGATGCACGACCAAGTCTCTCTGGAGGAAAATCAGGCTGTTCACGCGATCTTGGAAGACGTTTCAACTCAGAATGGTGTGCCTGTTGAGAAGTCCGCTTATGCCTCGTACAACGAAACCCCAGCCGGACCTCCGCGCGTTGCGTCCACAGACCCTCTCGAAGGTATGCGCGTGGCCGACCCGGACCCAGATTGGGCAAACTACCTTCAGGGGCTAGACACCCAGCTCATCATGCCGCTCTACGACGAGAGCCACTACACCATCAAGGAGCCAGTCTCGAACGAGGCGGCGCTCGCACAACTCATTGGTCAGCCCGTCAAAGCAAAAACCCAATATGGGACCGAGATTGGCTGCTTGATTAAGGTAGAGAACGGTGCCGGCACCCTCTTCAACGCCGGGCAAGGGTATATGGGCACGAGTGGGTTCCAGATTGACGGATCCGAAATCGGCCGCGCCTGGTACTTGAGCTAG
- a CDS encoding AAA family ATPase, with the protein MNIKNIRVKSFGALQNLEMEGLSAGLNVVVGANGAGKSTLVECIKRVCFGYRCYYIPPKDAVPDATIEFDSGVDWVGLETFKNVYLNDLKFSVESQHTGILAPEFINQSGQIQATFERLAKASASLSRPRAESVIGCLEMELEKISRHIDRAEAELKTLPQLETNAIMRGIDGPRVPWELDDTMRALAGVVERIAESDGDMVEHLEKFVALRADAAALEEEMNALDYEKIELDAKIDRIRRSSDLAYFKFGEAIVGAELQEYREELLVLETARELLSCALDAADHGPSQHDWISRLLYRLEVARGYTRHGKHGVFVVDSLLDLLDDQNLEVVVGRLSDAAKDLQIMVLTSQSRTLEAFRSEQNLKVFELP; encoded by the coding sequence ATGAACATCAAAAACATCAGAGTGAAGAGTTTTGGAGCGCTTCAGAATTTGGAGATGGAGGGTCTGAGCGCGGGTCTAAATGTAGTTGTCGGGGCCAATGGAGCAGGGAAGTCAACGCTAGTGGAGTGCATCAAGCGTGTCTGCTTTGGGTATCGTTGCTATTACATACCGCCCAAAGACGCCGTCCCTGACGCGACCATTGAGTTTGATTCGGGAGTCGATTGGGTCGGGCTCGAGACTTTTAAAAACGTCTACCTCAACGACCTGAAGTTTAGCGTGGAGAGCCAGCACACCGGAATCTTAGCCCCTGAGTTTATCAATCAAAGTGGTCAAATTCAGGCCACCTTTGAACGGCTGGCAAAAGCGAGTGCGTCCCTTAGTCGTCCGCGCGCGGAGAGCGTGATTGGATGCCTCGAGATGGAGCTGGAAAAGATAAGTCGACACATTGACCGTGCTGAAGCAGAGCTCAAGACTCTGCCCCAGCTCGAAACGAACGCCATCATGAGGGGTATCGATGGGCCGAGGGTACCTTGGGAACTGGACGATACCATGCGCGCTTTGGCCGGAGTGGTAGAGCGCATCGCCGAGTCCGACGGAGACATGGTTGAACACTTGGAGAAATTTGTTGCTCTAAGGGCAGACGCTGCTGCCCTTGAAGAGGAAATGAATGCGCTGGATTACGAAAAGATCGAACTCGATGCCAAGATTGACCGAATCCGGCGCAGCTCTGACCTCGCCTACTTCAAGTTTGGTGAAGCGATTGTGGGTGCGGAATTGCAAGAGTACCGAGAGGAGTTGTTGGTGCTTGAGACAGCAAGAGAGTTGCTGTCTTGCGCGTTGGATGCCGCGGACCACGGACCTTCGCAACACGATTGGATCTCGAGGTTGCTCTACCGTCTCGAAGTCGCTCGTGGCTACACCAGGCATGGAAAACATGGTGTGTTCGTGGTGGACTCACTTCTCGATCTTTTAGACGACCAGAACCTCGAAGTCGTCGTGGGTAGACTCTCTGACGCAGCAAAAGACCTCCAGATTATGGTGTTGACGAGCCAGTCGCGAACTCTGGAGGCCTTTCGGTCCGAACAAAATCTGAAGGTGTTTGAGCTTCCCTAG